In the genome of Croceimicrobium hydrocarbonivorans, one region contains:
- a CDS encoding LysE family translocator, producing MEILYAFPLGLSLSFAAGPIFFVIIETSISKGKAAALSLDIGAVLADICFILLAYFGSRPLLENLKSNLWIGIGSGLAVMAFGAYYLRKSSNQSQFNSTLKLDTKGLLLVKGFLLNFLNIGVLLFWLATTVTIGNLVDNEPRRMVLFYATTIGVYLSIDFLKIYFASRFKEKLAGKGMRIIEKGISLILIGFGLFIALRAIWT from the coding sequence GTGGAGATTCTCTACGCCTTTCCCCTTGGACTTAGCCTCAGTTTCGCGGCTGGTCCTATTTTCTTCGTAATTATTGAAACCAGTATAAGCAAGGGTAAAGCTGCTGCTTTAAGCTTGGATATTGGTGCCGTGCTGGCGGATATTTGTTTTATCCTGCTGGCTTATTTTGGTAGTAGACCCTTATTGGAAAACCTGAAATCCAACCTTTGGATTGGCATTGGCTCCGGGCTGGCTGTAATGGCCTTTGGAGCGTATTACCTCCGCAAATCTTCCAATCAAAGTCAATTTAATTCCACTTTGAAACTCGACACCAAAGGCTTACTCCTGGTCAAAGGTTTCTTGCTCAACTTCCTCAATATTGGCGTGCTGCTTTTTTGGCTGGCCACTACCGTTACCATTGGAAACTTAGTCGACAATGAACCCAGAAGAATGGTGCTGTTTTATGCAACCACAATTGGGGTTTACCTTTCAATAGACTTCCTTAAAATCTACTTTGCCAGCCGCTTTAAAGAAAAACTGGCTGGCAAAGGAATGCGTATTATCGAAAAAGGAATTTCCCTAATCCTGATTGGCTTTGGGCTGTTTATTGCCCTGCGCGCGATCTGGACTTAA
- a CDS encoding DUF948 domain-containing protein produces MDRKRMETLVLIVGTLVVAAALTVYFVMGDHPNKALYANVIIAVGFLFFIAYNTITTSGLQKEIKELREQLEATKKELEDKRSEIAQLQQNLNDKDEELNQKNGEISKLESDLQSLQKEFDALKSEQEASE; encoded by the coding sequence ATGGATAGAAAAAGAATGGAAACCCTGGTTCTGATCGTTGGAACCTTGGTCGTAGCCGCCGCTTTAACCGTCTACTTTGTAATGGGAGACCATCCCAACAAAGCCTTATATGCCAATGTAATTATTGCTGTTGGCTTCCTCTTCTTTATTGCCTACAATACCATTACGACCTCTGGTTTACAGAAGGAAATTAAAGAGCTTCGTGAGCAATTGGAGGCTACTAAAAAGGAATTGGAAGACAAGCGTTCTGAAATTGCTCAGTTGCAACAAAACCTTAACGATAAGGACGAAGAATTGAATCAGAAAAACGGAGAAATTTCGAAGTTAGAATCTGATCTTCAAAGCTTGCAAAAGGAATTCGACGCCCTGAAATCAGAGCAAGAGGCTAGCGAATAA
- a CDS encoding MBL fold metallo-hydrolase — translation MKLYSVNLGTFKLDGGAMFGVVPKSIWQRTNPADENNLCNWALRLMLIEDGKRLILVDTGMGHKQSEKFFGFYFRGGEHNIDKGLAEHGFHRDDITDVFLTHMHFDHVGGAVMYEGDKLVPTFKNATYWSNKYHWDWAVNPNPREKASFLKENFEPLQANGQVQFLDVPRENGWYDTELPFKVCVVNGHTEAQMLPYIETGSEKILYTADLIPSVGHIPLPYVMGYDVRPLETMAEKAPVLQKCVDEGIKLFFEHDAANEMALLKMTEKGARLDHALRLSDLSL, via the coding sequence ATGAAATTATATTCGGTAAATCTGGGAACATTTAAGTTAGACGGCGGTGCCATGTTTGGCGTGGTACCCAAATCCATTTGGCAACGAACTAATCCGGCCGACGAAAATAATTTATGCAATTGGGCCTTGCGCTTAATGCTTATCGAAGATGGGAAGCGCTTAATTCTGGTTGACACCGGAATGGGTCATAAGCAAAGTGAGAAGTTTTTCGGTTTTTACTTCCGCGGAGGTGAACACAATATCGATAAAGGCTTGGCAGAACACGGTTTTCACCGTGATGATATTACCGATGTTTTCCTAACCCATATGCATTTTGATCATGTGGGAGGTGCCGTAATGTATGAAGGAGACAAGTTGGTTCCAACCTTTAAGAATGCCACATATTGGTCTAATAAATACCATTGGGATTGGGCAGTAAACCCTAATCCTCGCGAGAAAGCGTCTTTCCTCAAGGAAAACTTTGAACCCCTACAAGCCAATGGCCAGGTGCAGTTTTTAGATGTACCACGTGAAAATGGTTGGTACGATACCGAGCTTCCCTTTAAAGTTTGTGTGGTAAATGGTCATACTGAAGCGCAAATGCTTCCTTATATAGAAACTGGCTCCGAAAAGATTCTTTATACCGCCGATCTTATCCCTTCTGTAGGGCATATTCCACTGCCTTATGTAATGGGTTATGATGTTCGACCTCTGGAGACCATGGCCGAAAAAGCTCCGGTACTTCAGAAATGTGTGGATGAAGGGATTAAGCTCTTCTTTGAGCATGATGCTGCTAATGAAATGGCCCTGCTTAAAATGACTGAAAAAGGAGCGCGTTTAGATCATGCCCTGCGCTTAAGCGATTTAAGTTTATAA
- the rnr gene encoding ribonuclease R: protein MKPKRTNKRLKRLAKIEKAILGVLREDRLKQFNYKQISSKLGINDHTERDMVLQALASLRKQDLVEEPERGKYRYKHSDHFITGKVDLTSKGSAYVISEELDQDVYITPKATLNALQGDLVKVLMYAQRKNKKPEGEIVEILERARTEFVGTIELSKNYGFLVPDSRKMLVDIYIPKEHLNGAKHGQKAVARITDWPPKASSPFGEITEVLGNPGDHEVEIHSILAEFGLPREFSKEVELEAESIPDQISAEEIKKRRDFREILTFTIDPADAKDFDDAISFQKLENGNYEVGVHIADVSHYILENSTLDKEAVERATSVYLVDRVVPMLPEKLSNGVCSLRPHEEKLCFSAVFEMNSNAEVLNSWFGRTVIYSDHRFAYEDAQAVIESKEGPLAEEINILNDMALKMRADRMQHGALAFDRAEVKFHLDENNNPTGVYFKESKEANHLIEEFMLLANRSVAEFIGKKGNKPSGKTFVYRIHDDPDPDKLRDLGTFVKQFGYEVSYTNSRAISNSLNKMLNQVKGKPEDNMISKLAIRSMAKAIYSTDNIGHYGLSFEYYTHFTSPIRRYPDVMVHRLLQHYLDGGQSPSKDHYEMLCEHSSDRERVATEAERESVKYMQVKFMEDKVGETFMGTISGVTEWGIFVELRDNHCEGMIRIRDFKDDYYVFDEANFCIVGDRYGKVFQLGDNIAIQVKNADLEKKQLDFVPV, encoded by the coding sequence ATGAAACCAAAAAGAACGAATAAGCGCCTGAAGCGTTTAGCCAAGATCGAAAAGGCGATTTTGGGGGTCTTAAGAGAAGACCGACTTAAGCAATTCAATTACAAACAGATATCTTCCAAGCTTGGCATTAATGATCATACGGAGCGTGACATGGTTCTCCAAGCGCTCGCTTCCCTCCGCAAACAAGATCTTGTTGAAGAGCCCGAACGTGGCAAATACCGATACAAACACAGCGATCACTTTATAACCGGTAAGGTTGATTTAACCTCCAAAGGTTCGGCTTATGTGATTAGTGAAGAGCTGGATCAAGATGTTTATATAACTCCCAAAGCCACCCTTAATGCCTTACAAGGCGATTTAGTTAAGGTCTTAATGTACGCTCAAAGGAAAAACAAGAAGCCCGAAGGTGAGATTGTTGAAATCCTGGAAAGAGCGCGTACTGAATTTGTTGGCACCATTGAGCTATCTAAGAACTATGGCTTCCTGGTACCCGATAGTCGTAAAATGCTTGTGGATATCTATATCCCCAAAGAGCATTTAAATGGGGCCAAACACGGCCAAAAAGCAGTGGCTCGTATAACCGATTGGCCACCTAAGGCTTCCTCTCCATTTGGTGAGATAACAGAAGTCTTAGGTAATCCCGGCGATCACGAAGTGGAAATTCATTCCATTTTAGCCGAATTTGGTTTACCACGAGAGTTCTCCAAAGAGGTAGAGCTTGAAGCCGAAAGCATTCCTGATCAGATCTCGGCCGAAGAGATTAAAAAACGTCGCGACTTTAGAGAGATTCTCACCTTTACTATTGATCCGGCCGACGCTAAAGATTTTGATGATGCCATCTCCTTTCAAAAACTGGAAAATGGTAATTATGAAGTTGGCGTACACATCGCGGATGTGAGTCATTATATCCTCGAAAACTCCACCCTCGATAAAGAAGCGGTAGAACGCGCTACCTCAGTTTATTTGGTAGACCGAGTAGTGCCGATGCTTCCAGAAAAGCTTTCGAATGGAGTTTGCTCCTTGCGCCCTCATGAAGAAAAACTTTGCTTCTCCGCTGTTTTTGAAATGAACAGCAATGCGGAAGTACTCAATTCCTGGTTCGGTAGAACGGTAATCTACAGCGATCATCGCTTTGCTTACGAAGATGCCCAGGCGGTAATTGAAAGTAAAGAAGGTCCGCTGGCCGAAGAGATCAATATCTTAAATGATATGGCCCTAAAAATGCGAGCCGATCGCATGCAACATGGCGCTTTGGCCTTTGATCGGGCGGAAGTGAAATTCCATTTGGATGAGAATAACAATCCAACCGGAGTGTACTTCAAAGAATCCAAGGAGGCTAATCACCTGATTGAGGAATTTATGCTCTTAGCCAACCGTTCGGTAGCTGAGTTTATTGGTAAGAAAGGCAATAAGCCCAGTGGCAAGACCTTCGTTTACCGGATTCACGATGATCCCGATCCGGATAAACTGAGAGACCTGGGAACCTTCGTGAAGCAATTTGGCTACGAAGTGAGTTATACCAATTCGCGCGCCATCAGCAACAGCTTAAATAAAATGCTGAACCAAGTTAAGGGTAAACCCGAAGACAATATGATTTCCAAGCTGGCCATTCGTTCTATGGCCAAAGCCATTTACAGTACCGATAATATTGGGCACTATGGCTTAAGCTTCGAATATTATACGCATTTCACCTCTCCTATTCGTCGTTATCCGGATGTGATGGTGCATCGCTTATTACAACACTATTTGGATGGAGGACAATCACCTTCTAAGGACCATTATGAAATGCTATGTGAGCACAGCTCTGATCGAGAAAGAGTAGCAACCGAAGCGGAACGCGAATCGGTGAAATACATGCAGGTTAAGTTTATGGAAGATAAGGTGGGCGAAACCTTTATGGGCACCATTTCCGGAGTAACTGAGTGGGGCATTTTTGTAGAATTGCGCGATAATCACTGCGAAGGAATGATCCGTATTCGTGACTTTAAAGATGATTATTATGTCTTTGATGAAGCTAATTTTTGCATCGTTGGCGATCGCTACGGAAAGGTCTTCCAATTGGGAGATAATATTGCCATTCAGGTGAAAAATGCTGACCTCGAGAAGAAACAATTGGACTTTGTGCCCGTATAA
- a CDS encoding DUF7619 domain-containing protein, giving the protein MKNLFTLIFSLILLSSSGQVVVPVGQGLPAHPLYSTSDQNYAYFGSYVWQTQETIIHRWNGLSWSSLPAITDPVLKIQAHQGQVYAAVQGANWYETKLLTFNNGSWQQVGPLLNGVIQDMDVYNGNLVLAGDFSPSSSIFGVISWDGSSFSQLGDLSFGDSISDINVINNKLWAAGQINQMWNNDTAMVVRLDDQQNVFDYPATKREANVIASGWPRAVFSINNKVYVKYWSGVYEIRNDSLIEIATSNSFMTNYAEAGNQVYFTSSNNLQVFDGNAMMSLSNVPSGTYSLEYFQSNLYVSFHQPTWNNWTYNYIFMLPIQLASIVQGNFYFDANANCLQDGNETMPVTGSFDLSLGSYSITVASTNNYYLLLPPGSYTVSNIQSLDPKHKYLQASSNCNTALNFTIGLGQNHQLDIPFEHNQVNDLSVQLRNFRGWRVRQGFTEGMELYLSNPGANQPGPVTVEYIVPSGVQFINSFPPPTSSAGNVHTYTFPSMSSFTDHSVIIHFKPTAGVGNNVCFNARIVNPASDSYMADNTDTICPKVVAAYDPNDKTANVDRALPGLDRIDYHVRFQNTGTDTAYKVVVVDTLESYFDPATIKLLGASHNYTFKIVDDSILVWTFDNILLPDSTTNLIGSQGYFMFSIGVDATLPLGSIIDNDAEIYFDYQAPVHTNHAQTLITQFIGLVENLEPSMKLYPNPVQNELQLEWEGSVQNIRLFNSSGQSLRSWTPSTGQENMTIDLSEFTNGLYILEIGSSRFRVLKLD; this is encoded by the coding sequence ATGAAGAATCTATTTACACTAATCTTTAGCCTTATACTGCTGTCTTCCTCAGGGCAGGTGGTAGTTCCGGTAGGTCAGGGTTTACCTGCCCATCCTTTGTACAGCACATCTGATCAAAATTATGCCTATTTCGGCTCCTATGTCTGGCAAACGCAAGAAACTATTATTCATCGTTGGAATGGACTTTCCTGGTCGAGTTTGCCGGCAATTACGGATCCGGTATTAAAAATTCAGGCCCATCAAGGCCAGGTATACGCGGCTGTTCAAGGAGCTAATTGGTATGAAACCAAACTTTTAACCTTTAACAATGGCAGTTGGCAACAAGTAGGCCCATTGTTGAATGGTGTTATTCAGGATATGGATGTTTATAATGGTAACCTAGTTTTGGCCGGTGACTTTTCACCGTCCAGCAGCATTTTTGGCGTGATTAGTTGGGATGGTAGTAGTTTCAGTCAATTGGGTGACCTTAGCTTTGGAGATTCCATTTCGGATATTAATGTGATTAACAATAAACTCTGGGCTGCGGGTCAGATTAATCAAATGTGGAATAACGACACTGCAATGGTGGTTCGCTTGGATGATCAACAGAATGTTTTTGATTACCCTGCCACAAAGCGAGAGGCGAATGTAATCGCCAGTGGTTGGCCACGCGCAGTTTTCAGCATTAATAACAAGGTATATGTAAAATACTGGTCTGGTGTTTATGAGATACGCAATGATTCCTTAATTGAAATCGCCACATCCAATTCCTTCATGACCAATTATGCGGAGGCTGGAAATCAGGTTTACTTTACAAGTAGTAACAATTTGCAGGTTTTTGATGGAAACGCAATGATGTCCTTAAGCAATGTGCCTAGCGGAACCTATTCTCTGGAGTATTTTCAGTCTAATTTATATGTAAGTTTTCACCAGCCCACCTGGAACAATTGGACTTATAACTACATTTTTATGTTGCCTATTCAATTGGCCTCCATTGTACAGGGTAATTTCTACTTTGATGCTAATGCCAATTGCCTTCAAGATGGAAATGAGACTATGCCTGTTACCGGCTCTTTCGACCTTAGTTTAGGCTCCTATTCTATTACGGTTGCTTCTACCAATAATTACTATTTGCTTTTACCTCCCGGCTCCTATACCGTTAGTAATATTCAATCATTAGATCCTAAGCATAAGTATTTACAAGCTAGTAGCAATTGTAATACAGCATTGAATTTTACCATTGGACTAGGACAAAATCATCAATTAGACATACCATTTGAGCATAATCAAGTAAACGATCTTAGTGTACAGTTACGAAACTTCCGAGGATGGCGGGTGCGTCAAGGCTTTACTGAAGGCATGGAATTGTACCTGAGTAATCCTGGAGCTAATCAACCTGGCCCAGTTACAGTAGAGTATATTGTACCAAGCGGAGTTCAGTTTATCAACTCTTTTCCTCCTCCCACATCTTCGGCCGGAAATGTGCATACTTACACATTCCCTAGCATGTCATCCTTTACGGACCATAGTGTTATCATTCATTTTAAACCTACTGCCGGTGTTGGTAATAATGTGTGTTTTAACGCTCGAATAGTAAATCCCGCCAGTGATAGTTACATGGCTGATAATACAGATACCATCTGTCCAAAGGTTGTAGCCGCTTATGATCCGAATGATAAAACCGCTAATGTAGATCGCGCTTTGCCTGGCTTAGATCGAATTGATTACCATGTTCGTTTCCAAAATACCGGAACAGATACTGCTTATAAAGTGGTGGTAGTTGATACTCTGGAATCTTATTTTGATCCCGCTACCATTAAATTATTAGGTGCCAGTCATAATTACACTTTTAAAATTGTTGATGACAGCATTCTGGTGTGGACATTCGACAACATCCTCTTACCGGATTCAACCACCAACCTAATAGGTAGCCAAGGCTACTTTATGTTCAGCATTGGTGTTGATGCCACCTTGCCTTTAGGCTCAATTATCGATAATGATGCGGAAATTTATTTCGATTATCAAGCGCCGGTACATACCAATCATGCCCAGACCTTAATTACTCAGTTTATTGGTTTGGTGGAGAACCTGGAGCCTAGTATGAAGCTTTATCCCAACCCAGTCCAAAATGAACTTCAATTAGAATGGGAGGGCAGCGTACAAAACATTCGATTGTTTAATAGTTCTGGTCAGAGTTTAAGAAGCTGGACACCAAGTACTGGTCAGGAAAATATGACTATTGACTTATCAGAGTTTACTAATGGTCTGTACATCTTGGAAATCGGTAGTTCACGCTTTAGAGTCTTAAAGCTGGACTAG
- a CDS encoding M1 family metallopeptidase, whose amino-acid sequence MRKNTLKTLLALLPLSVMAQVPQGYWQQEVDYSIQIKLNTKNHQFNGTEQLKYFNHSPDTLNEVFFHLYFNAFQPNSMMDVRSRNLPDPDGRVKDRISKLKRDEIGIQKVKTFKMNGKEAFTQTEETLLKVLLPEALLPGDTAIFDLEFEGQVPVQIRRSGRNNEEGIDYTMTQWYPKIAAYDNMGWHADPYVAREFYAPFGKFEVQIELPSDYKVAATGSLQDFDSYWAAGELEDGVQFLDLKPWKPDVRTWTFKAENVHDFAWAADPDYIHSTVPMDSTLDLHFFYLEDYDKTWERLPKYTQQFFREMNKRYGRYPYPQFSAIQGGDGGMEYPMCTMLKGTGKISGLVGVTVHEGAHNWYYGILGSNELRFPWMDEGFTSFAESEVLNAISPRPVANPHANAYAAHAFLISKPEQNEALITMADRFERNRTYSINAYSRGEVFLAQLRYIIGDEAFDRGMKRFFNTWCFKHPEPWDLIRIMERESGMHLDWYYHQWVETTKTIDYGIARIEEGKGATKIYLERLGTMSMPLRIRVYLKDESVFNYYIPTLMQFGELKEEGYNTQKAWPWTHPEYEWLIPFEADKIEKVVIDEEGFMADINRSNNSYPREEGQN is encoded by the coding sequence ATGAGAAAAAACACCCTCAAGACTCTTCTGGCTCTGCTTCCCCTTTCTGTAATGGCTCAAGTTCCACAGGGCTACTGGCAGCAAGAAGTGGATTATTCCATTCAGATAAAGCTCAATACCAAGAACCATCAGTTCAACGGAACGGAGCAGCTCAAATATTTCAATCATTCTCCGGATACTTTAAATGAGGTTTTCTTCCATTTATACTTTAATGCTTTTCAGCCGAACAGTATGATGGATGTGCGCTCTCGCAATTTGCCAGATCCCGATGGAAGGGTAAAGGATCGCATCTCCAAATTAAAGCGCGATGAGATAGGAATTCAGAAGGTGAAAACCTTTAAAATGAATGGCAAAGAAGCCTTTACCCAAACTGAGGAAACTCTTTTAAAGGTCCTTTTACCGGAAGCCTTATTACCGGGCGACACCGCAATTTTCGATCTGGAATTCGAAGGTCAGGTACCGGTGCAAATCCGCCGAAGCGGCCGTAATAATGAGGAGGGTATTGATTATACCATGACCCAATGGTATCCTAAAATTGCCGCTTATGACAATATGGGCTGGCATGCCGATCCTTATGTGGCAAGAGAGTTTTACGCTCCTTTCGGAAAATTCGAAGTGCAAATTGAATTACCCTCGGATTATAAAGTAGCGGCCACCGGAAGTTTACAAGACTTCGATTCCTATTGGGCAGCGGGTGAACTTGAGGATGGAGTTCAGTTTTTAGACTTAAAGCCTTGGAAGCCGGATGTACGGACCTGGACTTTTAAAGCGGAGAATGTGCATGATTTTGCCTGGGCAGCTGATCCGGACTATATCCACAGCACTGTTCCTATGGATAGCACTCTGGACCTTCACTTTTTCTATTTGGAAGATTATGATAAAACCTGGGAACGCTTACCTAAGTACACCCAGCAGTTTTTCCGAGAAATGAATAAGCGCTACGGTCGCTATCCTTATCCACAGTTTTCGGCTATTCAAGGTGGCGATGGTGGTATGGAATATCCCATGTGTACCATGCTAAAAGGAACTGGCAAGATTAGCGGATTGGTGGGCGTAACGGTACATGAGGGAGCCCATAATTGGTATTATGGAATTTTAGGAAGTAATGAATTGCGTTTTCCCTGGATGGATGAGGGCTTCACATCATTCGCGGAATCCGAAGTATTGAATGCCATCAGTCCACGCCCGGTCGCTAATCCGCATGCCAATGCCTATGCTGCCCATGCCTTTTTGATTTCTAAGCCGGAGCAGAATGAAGCTTTGATCACCATGGCCGATCGCTTTGAACGCAACCGTACCTACAGCATTAATGCTTATTCCAGAGGGGAGGTATTCTTAGCTCAATTGCGCTATATCATTGGTGATGAAGCATTTGATCGCGGAATGAAGCGCTTCTTCAATACCTGGTGCTTTAAGCATCCCGAACCTTGGGATTTGATTCGCATTATGGAGCGCGAAAGCGGAATGCATTTAGATTGGTATTATCATCAATGGGTAGAAACCACTAAGACTATTGATTATGGTATTGCCCGTATCGAAGAAGGTAAAGGAGCTACCAAGATTTATTTGGAGCGATTGGGAACAATGTCCATGCCTTTGCGAATCCGCGTTTACCTAAAGGATGAAAGTGTTTTCAATTATTATATCCCCACTTTGATGCAGTTTGGCGAATTGAAGGAGGAAGGCTACAATACCCAAAAAGCCTGGCCTTGGACTCATCCTGAATACGAGTGGTTGATTCCATTCGAAGCGGATAAGATTGAAAAAGTGGTGATTGATGAAGAAGGCTTTATGGCCGATATTAATCGAAGCAATAATTCCTATCCTCGCGAAGAAGGGCAAAATTAA
- a CDS encoding DUF3298 and DUF4163 domain-containing protein, translating into MRYLPFLISILLLSACDEPLPPVKTLQSLELQMDTLSLQAKNDSAEVFFNFYIEDLQVKGEDSLHLAINQKIQRHLLEGNLSFAENINSYQGLYDSIRTEYLRLSESDFAPVSAWDLSQSVTIALNEEGLFSYHSSHSAYTGGAHPNTFGGSQLIRLRDGADLNLDSLINPAYTNDLLRLAESLFRKEYQLAETGSLNEHGFWFEEDQFQLPEVFTFDREGLHFHYNPYEIGPYAMGHLFVDIPYIYLLDFLKPEYQLTNISEKNPES; encoded by the coding sequence ATGCGATACCTGCCTTTCTTAATCAGTATTCTCCTTCTTTCTGCTTGTGATGAGCCCCTTCCTCCGGTGAAAACCCTTCAGAGTTTAGAGCTGCAAATGGATACCCTTTCCCTGCAAGCTAAAAATGATAGCGCCGAGGTATTTTTCAATTTTTACATCGAAGATCTTCAGGTTAAAGGAGAGGACAGCTTGCACCTAGCTATCAATCAAAAAATACAAAGGCATTTATTGGAGGGCAATCTCAGCTTTGCCGAAAACATTAATTCCTATCAAGGCTTATACGACAGTATTCGTACCGAATATTTACGACTTAGCGAAAGTGACTTTGCGCCGGTATCTGCCTGGGATTTAAGTCAGTCTGTGACCATCGCCCTGAATGAAGAAGGCCTTTTCTCCTATCATAGCAGTCATTCTGCCTATACCGGTGGAGCACATCCTAATACTTTTGGAGGCTCACAATTAATCCGATTAAGGGATGGAGCCGACTTAAATCTTGATAGCCTCATTAACCCGGCCTATACAAATGATTTACTGCGTTTGGCTGAATCCTTATTTCGAAAGGAATATCAATTAGCCGAAACCGGAAGTCTTAATGAGCATGGCTTTTGGTTTGAGGAGGATCAATTTCAACTACCGGAGGTTTTTACCTTCGATCGTGAAGGTTTACATTTTCATTACAATCCCTATGAAATTGGCCCTTACGCCATGGGACATCTGTTTGTAGATATTCCCTACATATATTTGTTAGACTTCCTTAAACCTGAATATCAATTAACTAACATTTCGGAAAAGAACCCGGAATCCTAA